One region of Halomonas huangheensis genomic DNA includes:
- the acnA gene encoding aconitate hydratase AcnA has translation MPVTTQQPSPRKLHIADQDYHYIDLCDLVSQEQLQRMPYSLRILLENVARCSPHNLPDLLAFLDGSSSGGEVNYYPNRLMFHDTTCLPALADFAGLRDAVHELGGDARAINPSIPAVLAIDHSVIVEEFDHPDALARNLDIDFRRNAERYRFIKWAERSLDNFSVVPPGTGIIHQVNMESLARVVWTEEDDQGRQWIHPDNMVATDSHTPMINALGILAWGVGGLEGQAAVLGEPVTLTLPEVVGIHLTGGLSPGVTAMDLALNIAELLRSEGVVGKFVEFCGPGLSTLGWAARGTVANMAPEYGATVMFFPFDDVTMDYLTLSGRSVELREQVGTYLEQQQLWRRDDAPEPRFHKRLTLDLSAIEPSVAGPHQPHERHPLAQLADSYRQTGRPSVELLATSRHSELPDDTPDWVMELDHGTVAIAAITSCTNTANPAEMIQAGLLARRARARGLKRRPWVKTSLSPGSRIVGDYLEAANLQDDFDALGFAVAGFGCMTCIGNSGGLIPEVHQLVRNGLDGVAILSGNRNFQGRVNPMLSSGYLMSPALVVAYALAGDVTRDITRDPLCHDDNGDPVYLHELMPSDEEVDALVHEVVVPEAFSRRNATLWDGTEHWQQLQAEGSLRFDWAADSTYLRRPRYLEAVPRTARDSLAIREARVIMQLGDNVTTDHMSPAGAIPAESLAGRYLIEHGESAQDLNQYSTRRSNHEVMLRGAFTNSRVDNLLPGTSSGGKGVWARPLDESAPQPLYEAAQSYVKADVPLVVFAGNNYGAGSSRDWAAKAQALLGVRAVIAISFERIHRSNLIGMGILPLRLTGGQTPEALKLSGNERFDIHLPEHLQLGTNPVSLTIRRGETTQSIALELPIDSDQELRYLWNGGILPYVLRKQLATVQAPPSTPPSSTSGV, from the coding sequence ATGCCAGTGACAACACAACAACCATCACCGCGTAAGCTGCATATCGCCGACCAGGACTATCACTACATCGACCTGTGCGACCTTGTCAGTCAGGAGCAATTGCAGCGAATGCCCTATTCACTGCGTATCCTGCTGGAAAATGTCGCGCGCTGTTCCCCACATAATCTGCCCGACCTGCTGGCATTTCTCGACGGCAGTTCCAGCGGCGGCGAAGTCAATTACTATCCCAATCGTCTGATGTTCCATGACACGACCTGCCTGCCTGCTCTCGCCGACTTTGCAGGTCTGCGCGACGCAGTCCACGAACTGGGCGGTGATGCCCGCGCGATCAATCCGTCGATTCCCGCGGTGCTGGCTATCGATCACTCCGTGATTGTCGAGGAGTTCGACCATCCCGATGCCCTCGCACGCAACCTTGATATTGATTTCCGGCGCAACGCCGAGCGCTATCGATTCATCAAATGGGCAGAGCGGAGTCTCGATAACTTCAGTGTCGTGCCTCCGGGTACCGGTATCATCCACCAGGTCAACATGGAGTCGCTGGCTCGTGTGGTGTGGACTGAAGAGGATGATCAGGGACGCCAATGGATTCACCCGGACAACATGGTCGCCACTGACAGCCACACGCCGATGATCAATGCCCTGGGTATTCTGGCCTGGGGCGTAGGTGGACTGGAGGGACAGGCTGCCGTGCTGGGCGAGCCCGTCACTCTGACGCTACCTGAAGTGGTTGGCATACATCTGACGGGAGGCCTGTCGCCCGGTGTCACGGCCATGGATCTGGCACTGAACATTGCCGAGCTGTTGCGTTCCGAGGGCGTGGTCGGCAAGTTTGTGGAATTCTGTGGCCCCGGATTATCGACTCTTGGTTGGGCAGCGCGCGGCACTGTCGCCAATATGGCTCCGGAATACGGCGCTACCGTGATGTTCTTCCCCTTCGATGACGTGACCATGGATTACCTCACGCTTAGTGGTCGCTCCGTGGAATTGCGTGAACAAGTCGGTACCTATCTGGAGCAGCAACAACTGTGGCGCCGAGACGACGCTCCCGAACCGCGCTTTCACAAGCGTTTGACGCTGGACCTGAGTGCCATCGAACCTAGCGTTGCCGGACCGCACCAACCCCATGAACGCCACCCATTGGCCCAACTCGCGGATTCCTACCGTCAAACAGGACGTCCTTCCGTGGAGTTGCTGGCTACCAGCCGACACTCGGAACTACCGGACGATACTCCCGATTGGGTGATGGAGCTGGATCATGGCACAGTCGCCATCGCGGCCATCACCAGTTGCACCAACACTGCCAACCCAGCCGAGATGATTCAGGCCGGCCTGCTGGCTCGCCGTGCAAGAGCCCGTGGTCTAAAACGCCGCCCCTGGGTGAAAACATCGCTGTCACCCGGCTCGCGGATTGTCGGCGACTACCTTGAGGCGGCAAACCTGCAGGACGACTTCGATGCGCTCGGCTTTGCGGTCGCGGGCTTCGGCTGCATGACCTGCATCGGTAATTCCGGAGGCCTGATTCCGGAAGTCCACCAGTTGGTGCGCAACGGTCTGGACGGTGTTGCCATCCTATCCGGCAACCGCAACTTCCAGGGACGCGTCAATCCCATGCTATCGTCCGGCTACCTGATGTCTCCCGCGCTGGTGGTGGCCTATGCGTTGGCAGGCGATGTCACTCGAGACATCACTCGCGACCCCTTGTGTCACGATGACAACGGCGATCCTGTCTACCTTCATGAATTGATGCCAAGTGACGAAGAGGTAGATGCGCTCGTCCATGAGGTTGTAGTACCGGAAGCCTTTTCGCGACGCAACGCTACGCTGTGGGACGGAACCGAGCATTGGCAGCAGCTACAAGCCGAAGGCAGCCTGCGCTTCGATTGGGCTGCCGACTCCACCTACCTTCGTCGCCCCCGCTACCTGGAGGCAGTACCACGCACTGCGCGCGATAGCCTGGCGATCCGAGAGGCCAGAGTCATCATGCAACTCGGTGACAATGTGACGACCGATCACATGTCTCCAGCAGGCGCGATCCCGGCAGAGAGTCTTGCAGGTCGCTACCTGATCGAACACGGCGAGTCTGCCCAGGACCTCAACCAGTACTCCACCAGGCGCAGCAACCATGAAGTCATGCTGCGAGGTGCTTTCACCAATTCCCGCGTGGATAATCTCCTGCCGGGTACCAGCAGCGGTGGCAAGGGGGTCTGGGCGAGGCCGCTGGACGAGTCCGCCCCTCAACCTCTCTATGAAGCGGCTCAGAGCTACGTCAAAGCCGATGTCCCACTGGTGGTGTTCGCCGGAAACAACTATGGCGCTGGCTCAAGTCGCGATTGGGCGGCCAAGGCGCAAGCGCTATTGGGAGTACGTGCAGTCATTGCCATCAGTTTCGAACGCATCCATCGCAGCAACCTGATCGGGATGGGCATTCTGCCCCTGCGTTTGACTGGCGGCCAGACTCCAGAGGCGCTGAAACTCTCGGGCAATGAGCGGTTCGACATACACCTCCCCGAACACCTTCAGCTCGGCACCAACCCCGTCAGTCTGACAATCCGCCGTGGCGAGACGACCCAGAGTATCGCTCTGGAATTGCCGATTGATTCAGACCAGGAGCTCCGTTATCTGTGGAACGGTGGCATCCTGCCCTACGTATTGCGCAAGCAGTTAGCCACCGTGCAGGCGCCACCCTCCACACCACCGTCGTCTACTTCAGGAGTTTGA
- a CDS encoding LysR family transcriptional regulator: MRFDLTSLQIFLCVAEEKSLTRASKRAHLALSAISKRIAELEHRVGSPLFTRYPRGVELTPAGQSMLAHTRQVFEALYRLEDELGDYSDGIKGQVQLHATTSALAQFLPAEIKTFTTQFPGVRLDIEERVGAAIVRALSDGRADVGVFASHTPAPDLETFAYRSDEICLAVSVNHPLSDRETVRFPEVLRHELIASHAESALYAQITQEAEKLGMTPTIKIRVSSFDCMCQLVAGELGIALLPRHVIRIYANSIGITDVPLDEPWAIRNLRIGVRDFRQLSPTARAFVEHLRAS, translated from the coding sequence ATGCGCTTCGACCTGACTTCCCTGCAGATATTCCTGTGTGTGGCTGAGGAAAAAAGCCTGACTCGAGCGTCGAAGCGCGCTCACCTGGCACTGTCGGCGATCAGCAAGCGTATAGCCGAGCTGGAGCATCGTGTTGGCTCCCCGCTGTTTACACGTTATCCGCGCGGTGTGGAGTTGACCCCTGCGGGGCAATCCATGCTTGCCCACACTCGCCAGGTGTTCGAGGCTCTCTATCGCCTGGAAGACGAGTTGGGTGACTACTCCGATGGTATCAAGGGGCAGGTTCAGCTACATGCCACCACTTCGGCATTGGCGCAGTTTCTACCCGCAGAGATAAAGACCTTCACCACCCAGTTTCCCGGTGTCCGGCTGGATATCGAGGAACGCGTAGGAGCCGCCATCGTCAGAGCACTCAGTGACGGCCGCGCTGATGTGGGGGTATTCGCCAGCCACACTCCGGCCCCGGATCTTGAGACCTTTGCCTACCGTAGCGATGAGATTTGCCTGGCAGTATCGGTGAATCACCCCTTGAGCGATCGCGAGACGGTGCGCTTCCCGGAAGTGCTGCGACACGAGTTGATCGCCTCTCATGCCGAAAGCGCTCTTTATGCGCAGATTACTCAAGAGGCGGAAAAGCTCGGTATGACTCCTACGATCAAGATAAGAGTCAGCAGCTTTGACTGCATGTGCCAGTTGGTGGCTGGCGAACTGGGAATTGCTCTGCTGCCTCGGCACGTAATCAGAATCTATGCCAACTCCATCGGTATTACCGACGTTCCGCTGGATGAACCCTGGGCGATTCGTAACCTGAGAATCGGAGTAAGGGACTTCCGTCAGCTATCCCCCACTGCACGGGCCTTTGTCGAGCACCTTCGCGCGTCCTGA
- a CDS encoding DUF2000 family protein: MFTSKIAIVVREDLAVWQKLNVTAFLMSGITARYDDIIGASYQDAHGYPHLPLCGQPVIVLSASPETLSRIRQRAREREVITATYIEEMFTTGHDEANRAVFSESDLERNNVVGIGLRADRKQVDKITKGAVMHS, encoded by the coding sequence ATGTTTACCAGCAAGATCGCCATCGTGGTCCGGGAAGATCTCGCCGTATGGCAGAAGCTCAACGTAACGGCGTTTCTGATGAGTGGGATCACCGCACGATACGATGACATCATTGGCGCCAGCTACCAGGATGCCCATGGCTACCCTCACCTCCCCCTTTGCGGCCAGCCGGTCATCGTGCTCAGTGCCTCCCCCGAAACACTGAGCCGCATCCGACAGCGCGCCCGCGAGCGCGAGGTAATAACGGCCACCTACATCGAGGAAATGTTCACCACCGGCCACGATGAAGCCAACCGTGCAGTGTTCTCAGAAAGCGACCTGGAACGCAACAACGTGGTCGGTATCGGATTACGGGCCGACAGAAAACAAGTCGACAAGATTACCAAAGGGGCCGTTATGCATTCTTGA
- a CDS encoding LysE family translocator, producing MPQWLPYTFFTLAITFSPGPINLLVMAMAGQAGWRATLPAIIAACTTAALTIVLAGLGLASLLVKAPLIPIVLSWVGVIWLSWMAWQLATSSPATDTKTNGQTVMLSGTKAVGLQLINPKGWMMALTAVTVFAGSEPTPTTITGMAVLFLILALIGSTSWALMGTGSRHMLTTPRRTRIFNCLMASALVGMAWWSVLS from the coding sequence ATGCCACAGTGGCTTCCCTACACATTCTTCACCCTGGCGATCACCTTCAGCCCGGGACCCATCAATCTGCTGGTGATGGCCATGGCGGGTCAGGCCGGTTGGCGCGCGACGCTGCCGGCGATCATCGCGGCCTGCACCACTGCTGCGCTGACCATCGTACTGGCAGGCCTGGGTCTGGCCAGCTTGCTGGTGAAGGCGCCTTTGATCCCCATCGTCCTGTCATGGGTCGGCGTAATCTGGCTGAGCTGGATGGCCTGGCAACTGGCCACTTCCAGCCCCGCCACTGACACGAAGACCAATGGACAGACCGTCATGCTGAGCGGCACGAAGGCCGTCGGCCTGCAACTGATCAATCCCAAGGGATGGATGATGGCGCTGACCGCGGTAACGGTGTTCGCCGGTTCCGAACCCACTCCCACCACCATTACCGGTATGGCAGTGCTGTTTTTGATCCTCGCACTGATCGGCAGCACCAGTTGGGCGCTGATGGGCACCGGCAGTCGACATATGCTGACCACGCCACGGCGCACGAGGATATTCAATTGCCTGATGGCCAGTGCGCTGGTCGGAATGGCCTGGTGGAGCGTACTGAGCTGA
- a CDS encoding AraC family transcriptional regulator, which translates to MATSDWVDLHQDSDTGIETIRAHFDGHAYDPHWHDSYLVGVTEQGVQQFHCRHSRHSSTPGRLVLVEPGEVHDGHAATDAGFTYSMFYISPQWLDNELRHQSDSAPNTLYPGFNSTLADDPELASHIHQAFDALRHQPWRIMRDTALDTMVQKLLPHIGWKPRHLGQPQHPAIAVRAREYLHAHIEQDISLHELATACDVDRFRLSRAFKDAYGLAPHAYLVQLRLNQARKQLAAGRLPVDVSHQLGFADQSHLGRWFRRAYGLTPAQYRRQCLRPGPITR; encoded by the coding sequence ATGGCAACATCCGATTGGGTCGACCTTCACCAGGACAGTGACACGGGCATAGAGACCATCCGTGCGCACTTCGATGGTCATGCCTATGATCCGCATTGGCACGACAGCTATCTTGTTGGGGTCACCGAACAGGGGGTGCAGCAATTCCATTGCCGCCATTCCCGGCACAGCAGCACACCAGGGCGCCTTGTACTGGTCGAGCCCGGGGAAGTGCACGATGGCCATGCGGCAACAGATGCTGGCTTTACCTACTCGATGTTCTATATCTCCCCTCAGTGGTTGGATAACGAATTACGCCATCAAAGCGACTCTGCACCGAACACACTCTACCCAGGCTTCAACAGCACTCTTGCTGATGATCCCGAACTGGCGAGCCATATCCATCAGGCTTTCGACGCCCTACGTCACCAGCCCTGGCGCATCATGCGCGATACAGCGCTGGACACCATGGTGCAGAAGCTACTGCCGCACATCGGCTGGAAGCCTCGCCACCTCGGGCAACCTCAACATCCAGCCATTGCCGTTCGTGCACGCGAATACCTTCATGCCCATATCGAGCAGGACATCAGCCTGCATGAGCTCGCCACTGCCTGCGACGTGGATCGCTTTAGACTGTCGCGAGCCTTCAAGGACGCCTACGGGCTGGCACCTCACGCCTACCTGGTGCAGCTACGCCTCAACCAGGCTCGCAAGCAGTTGGCTGCTGGTCGACTGCCCGTGGATGTCTCGCATCAATTGGGCTTCGCCGATCAAAGTCACCTGGGTCGCTGGTTCCGTCGCGCCTATGGTCTGACTCCAGCGCAATATCGACGCCAATGCTTGCGTCCTGGACCGATCACGCGCTGA
- a CDS encoding GntR family transcriptional regulator: protein MDMETTISSPNNKKTSSSEVLAKNICSLVVQEGLTTGDHLREIHFSDRLKVSRTLTRSAFKLLEEQGVLERRPNRGFFLRDMDSIREQLQDAPSSQGVDLHPLCYKLARDYLHHELPGHFTESDIVRQYEESRATVQQALIEMEKEGWLQRLLGYGWEFGSFLTSSLSYEQCYRFRALIEPAALREPTYSPDKQVLTTLKQKQQALLESADSCSASRMFNTGVEFHEAIVGFSGNAFLLEGLQKANRLRRLLEYSVHSARVAPQHECEDHLHIIMLLEEGAYLEAADFLQDHLGKARREKASIVKRMLS, encoded by the coding sequence ATGGACATGGAAACGACAATCAGCAGTCCGAATAATAAAAAAACCAGCTCTTCCGAGGTGTTGGCGAAAAATATCTGCTCCCTGGTAGTTCAGGAAGGGTTGACCACTGGAGATCATCTCAGGGAAATTCACTTTTCCGACAGGCTCAAAGTGTCTCGGACACTCACCAGGTCCGCATTCAAGCTGCTTGAAGAACAGGGGGTACTGGAGCGCCGCCCAAATCGTGGCTTTTTCCTGCGGGACATGGACAGCATACGTGAGCAGCTTCAGGATGCGCCCTCCTCCCAAGGTGTCGATCTTCATCCGTTGTGCTACAAACTGGCTCGGGATTATCTCCATCACGAACTGCCGGGCCACTTCACGGAGTCCGATATCGTCAGGCAGTACGAGGAAAGTCGCGCAACCGTACAGCAGGCTCTCATCGAGATGGAGAAGGAAGGCTGGCTTCAGCGCTTGCTCGGCTATGGCTGGGAATTCGGCAGCTTCCTCACATCTTCACTTTCGTACGAACAGTGCTATCGATTTCGAGCCTTGATTGAACCCGCCGCATTACGTGAACCAACGTACTCCCCTGACAAACAGGTACTGACCACCCTGAAGCAGAAGCAGCAGGCGTTGCTCGAATCCGCAGATAGCTGTTCCGCGAGTCGGATGTTCAATACTGGTGTGGAGTTCCATGAAGCCATCGTGGGCTTCTCTGGAAACGCTTTCCTGCTGGAGGGCCTTCAGAAAGCCAACCGCTTGCGCCGTTTACTCGAATACAGCGTTCACTCTGCCCGAGTTGCCCCGCAACACGAGTGCGAAGACCACTTGCATATCATCATGCTGCTTGAAGAGGGTGCATACCTGGAAGCAGCAGATTTTCTGCAAGACCATCTCGGCAAAGCAAGGAGAGAAAAGGCCAGTATCGTCAAGAGGATGCTGAGTTAG
- a CDS encoding tripartite tricarboxylate transporter permease, whose protein sequence is MIADIFSNLGLGLSVAVSPINLLFLFVGAFVGMIVGLFPGFGPAAGIAILLPLTFGLDPTTAIIMLAGIYYGAMYGGTITSILINTPGESATVASTLDGYPLAQQGRAGPALVMQAVASFVGGTSGVILICALIPYLSSLAASFGPSEYFLIILFGLLLLATVMGDNKINGIVSALIGFAIAMVGVDVISGAQRFTFGSSELIGGIYFVPVAIGLFGIGELLYCIYTGQHRIEVKKLRLSFRSENFWPTRKDFSESRFTFFRGSVIGFLAGLLPGSGGTLGSIMGYSIEKKIARDPEKFGRGEMRGLVAPECANNAASAGSMVPLLSLGIPGSGATAVLLGAFMMWGLRPGPMMIVNDPEFVWGLIASMYLGNMVLIFLCIAAIPLFVKFLDIPYRLVIPIIIVLCVVGSYALHSSIIETWMLVAGGLLGFGMKLYGYSPAATVLALVLGSMAENTLLQSLIASDGSLMVFVERPISLILACAVAVVVLSPYVVKIWRRLSQHRVKAI, encoded by the coding sequence ATGATCGCAGATATATTCAGCAACCTGGGCCTGGGCCTATCGGTTGCGGTCAGCCCCATCAACCTTCTTTTCCTGTTTGTCGGCGCCTTCGTGGGAATGATCGTCGGATTGTTCCCCGGCTTCGGACCGGCCGCAGGTATCGCCATATTGCTTCCCTTGACGTTTGGTCTTGACCCAACCACCGCTATCATCATGTTGGCGGGAATCTATTATGGGGCAATGTATGGCGGTACCATCACCTCCATTCTCATCAACACTCCTGGGGAGTCAGCCACAGTTGCCTCAACGCTGGATGGTTACCCCCTGGCTCAGCAGGGGCGCGCCGGACCAGCCCTGGTGATGCAAGCTGTCGCATCCTTCGTGGGAGGGACTTCTGGTGTCATCCTGATCTGCGCTCTGATTCCCTACTTGTCTAGCCTGGCCGCCTCTTTTGGCCCCTCCGAATACTTCCTGATCATTCTATTCGGGTTGCTGCTGTTGGCTACCGTTATGGGAGACAACAAGATCAATGGCATCGTATCAGCCTTGATCGGATTCGCGATCGCCATGGTTGGTGTCGATGTCATAAGCGGTGCTCAGCGCTTCACCTTCGGGTCCTCCGAATTGATCGGTGGTATCTACTTTGTGCCTGTGGCCATCGGCCTCTTCGGCATCGGTGAACTGCTGTATTGCATCTATACCGGCCAGCACAGGATTGAAGTCAAGAAACTTCGTCTGTCCTTTCGCAGTGAGAACTTCTGGCCGACGCGCAAGGATTTCTCCGAATCCAGGTTCACTTTCTTCCGAGGTTCGGTGATCGGCTTCCTGGCCGGCTTGCTACCTGGCTCCGGGGGCACCCTCGGCTCGATCATGGGCTACTCGATCGAGAAGAAGATCGCCAGGGATCCCGAAAAGTTCGGGCGTGGCGAGATGCGTGGGCTCGTCGCCCCGGAGTGTGCCAATAATGCGGCTTCTGCTGGATCAATGGTTCCACTGCTGTCACTGGGTATTCCCGGATCCGGAGCTACGGCGGTACTCCTTGGTGCCTTCATGATGTGGGGCCTGCGCCCCGGGCCGATGATGATCGTCAACGACCCTGAGTTTGTGTGGGGCCTGATCGCCAGCATGTATCTGGGTAATATGGTGCTGATTTTCCTCTGTATCGCGGCGATTCCATTGTTCGTCAAGTTTCTTGATATTCCCTATCGATTGGTGATCCCCATCATCATCGTATTGTGTGTGGTGGGTAGCTACGCCCTGCATTCCAGCATCATCGAGACATGGATGCTCGTGGCTGGTGGACTACTCGGCTTTGGTATGAAGTTGTACGGATACTCCCCTGCCGCCACGGTACTCGCATTGGTGCTGGGCTCCATGGCGGAAAATACCCTATTGCAATCACTGATTGCATCGGATGGCAGTCTCATGGTGTTCGTGGAACGTCCCATCTCGCTGATATTGGCCTGTGCAGTCGCCGTCGTTGTATTGTCCCCCTATGTGGTCAAGATCTGGCGACGTCTCAGTCAACACCGAGTCAAGGCGATCTGA
- a CDS encoding tripartite tricarboxylate transporter TctB family protein: MRIWFSLTLFLLSLLYLIYGLQTLTILTPTGRPGPGFFPVFVGAGLVIFTAINIYKDNRDRKEKALGQHQSAMGVEPSQLKGSSETQGKSLEAADEVPNEKYPRDVLWAVALLILFIGFLKPLGAIVSMVLFMLILLWKFNPHQTRFNILYSALFPLGIYLLFEVWLRAGLPDGILGY, from the coding sequence ATGCGAATCTGGTTTTCACTGACCCTATTCCTACTGTCCTTATTATATTTAATATATGGACTACAGACATTGACAATACTCACACCTACGGGCCGCCCTGGCCCAGGATTCTTTCCTGTTTTCGTGGGTGCGGGGTTGGTTATTTTTACGGCGATAAACATTTACAAGGATAATAGAGATCGTAAAGAAAAAGCTCTTGGCCAGCATCAGTCAGCTATGGGAGTGGAACCCTCCCAGCTAAAGGGCAGCAGTGAGACCCAAGGCAAATCCCTGGAGGCGGCGGATGAAGTACCGAATGAGAAATATCCCAGGGATGTGCTGTGGGCCGTTGCTCTGCTGATACTGTTCATTGGCTTCCTGAAACCTCTTGGTGCCATCGTATCCATGGTGCTCTTCATGCTGATACTGCTATGGAAGTTCAACCCTCACCAAACCAGGTTCAACATCCTCTATAGCGCCCTGTTTCCATTGGGTATTTATCTGCTTTTCGAAGTGTGGCTCCGCGCGGGGTTACCCGACGGCATCCTCGGTTACTAG
- a CDS encoding Bug family tripartite tricarboxylate transporter substrate binding protein yields the protein MKKFNMITPVAAVAALSFATYATANQQDSDANAYPEDTLNYIIAFGPGGGNDLMSRTVVEIINKYDLYGDENIVVENREGGSGAVGFSFVKNQEGNPYFATSTSGNFISTPLISNTDWNYSDFTPIGLLANDAMFLVVPKDSEFESMDDFVDAAKSRRLTVGGIGAAGPDRVVAGLLMDAADITFEYVPSQDGGQVVTSLTSGSVDAIISNPSEVSGQLDAGNFKALAYSEPERSDIYPDIPTFMEQGYDLSFSLPRGVVLPGGVNTEIQDWWVATLQKVVETPEWEDYLKTNSMSGNTIWGDDFEAYLERTNSQFEETLKDIGAIK from the coding sequence ATGAAAAAGTTCAACATGATCACTCCAGTTGCTGCCGTCGCTGCGCTGTCTTTTGCCACCTATGCTACTGCCAACCAGCAAGATAGCGACGCAAACGCCTATCCAGAAGATACACTGAATTACATCATCGCCTTTGGCCCCGGTGGTGGCAATGACCTGATGTCTCGCACCGTTGTTGAGATCATCAACAAGTACGACCTTTACGGTGATGAAAATATCGTCGTGGAAAATCGCGAAGGCGGAAGCGGTGCCGTAGGCTTCAGTTTCGTCAAGAACCAGGAAGGCAACCCTTATTTTGCCACATCAACCAGTGGAAACTTCATTTCCACTCCATTGATTTCCAATACAGATTGGAACTACTCAGACTTTACGCCGATTGGATTGTTGGCTAATGATGCCATGTTCCTGGTTGTCCCGAAGGATTCCGAATTCGAGTCAATGGATGACTTCGTCGATGCAGCGAAATCCCGTCGCTTGACGGTGGGTGGCATCGGTGCCGCTGGTCCCGACCGTGTCGTGGCAGGCCTGCTGATGGATGCCGCGGATATTACCTTCGAATATGTCCCCTCCCAGGATGGAGGCCAGGTCGTTACCTCCCTGACGTCCGGTAGTGTCGATGCCATCATTTCGAATCCTTCCGAGGTTTCCGGGCAGCTTGATGCTGGCAACTTCAAGGCCCTCGCCTATTCAGAACCCGAGCGTAGTGATATCTACCCGGACATCCCGACCTTCATGGAACAAGGTTACGACCTTTCCTTCTCCTTGCCCCGCGGTGTCGTCCTGCCCGGCGGAGTCAACACAGAGATTCAGGATTGGTGGGTCGCTACTCTTCAGAAAGTGGTTGAAACACCCGAGTGGGAAGACTACCTGAAGACCAACAGCATGTCTGGAAACACTATCTGGGGTGATGATTTCGAAGCTTATCTGGAAAGAACCAACTCTCAGTTTGAAGAAACCCTGAAAGACATCGGGGCAATCAAGTAA
- the otnC gene encoding 3-oxo-tetronate 4-phosphate decarboxylase codes for MNEGQARKEIATIAKSIFDRGLTHGSTGNISLKLSDGWLVTPTGSSMGTLEPEQISKLDWEGNLLSGNAPSKEAPLHLAVYEERPSSNAIVHLHSSCSVALSLIEDLDEHDLIPPLTAYYAMRVGKLPLVPYFAPGDKALAETVRRFSGKHHAMLLAHHGPVVAGSSLSAAVDATEELEATAKLFLSVYHHRYKSLTSDEVKELRDKYPIKA; via the coding sequence ATGAATGAGGGCCAGGCAAGAAAAGAGATCGCTACCATCGCCAAATCGATTTTCGATCGAGGACTGACGCATGGCAGTACTGGAAATATCAGCCTCAAGCTCAGCGATGGCTGGCTCGTGACACCCACGGGCTCGTCCATGGGCACACTGGAGCCCGAACAGATCTCGAAGCTCGACTGGGAAGGAAACCTGCTCTCAGGCAATGCTCCCTCGAAGGAGGCACCACTGCACCTTGCGGTCTATGAAGAAAGGCCCTCCAGCAATGCAATAGTGCATCTGCACTCGAGCTGTTCCGTCGCCCTTTCTCTGATCGAAGATCTTGATGAACACGACCTTATTCCACCACTGACGGCCTATTACGCCATGCGCGTCGGCAAGCTGCCTCTCGTCCCATATTTCGCTCCGGGGGACAAGGCATTAGCGGAGACGGTAAGACGATTTTCAGGCAAGCATCATGCGATGTTGTTGGCCCACCACGGGCCAGTCGTTGCCGGTAGCTCACTGAGTGCCGCCGTCGATGCGACAGAAGAGCTTGAGGCCACGGCGAAGTTATTCTTGTCGGTATATCACCACCGATACAAATCTCTGACTTCAGATGAAGTGAAAGAGCTCAGAGATAAATATCCAATAAAGGCGTAA